The following coding sequences are from one uncultured Desulfobacter sp. window:
- the glp gene encoding gephyrin-like molybdotransferase Glp, which produces MSGFFKVKPLDEVLGMTQLFSPVETEDLHTRDAFSRVLAQDLVADENLPGFRRSCMDGYAVNAASTFGASESGPAWLALNGTIAMGDIPDFELAPGQAARISTGGMLPAGADAVVMVEHTEAVDDQSIEIYKSVAPLQHVIDVTEDFAKDQTVIEKGRLMRPQEIGLAAGLGHARIRAYQVPRVGIISTGDEVIPVDKTPAPGKIRDINSYSLSALVTQAGGAPVRYGIVKDDPKALEKMCKKALAQTDMVLLSGGSSVGTRDYTVDVLSNLPDTEILVHGISVSPGKPTILAKSGHTPVWGLPGQVVSAMVVFQVVVTPFLHRLRGLSRPVLQVKTPARLSRNIASSQGRRDFVRVVLEQDGQTLVARPVLGKSGLIRTMVQADGLLEIGEHVEGLEKGSMVEIILLR; this is translated from the coding sequence ATGAGCGGTTTTTTCAAAGTAAAACCCCTGGACGAAGTTCTGGGGATGACACAGCTTTTCTCCCCGGTGGAAACAGAAGATTTGCACACCCGTGATGCCTTTTCACGGGTGCTTGCCCAGGATTTGGTAGCAGACGAAAATCTGCCCGGTTTCAGGCGATCGTGCATGGATGGTTATGCGGTTAATGCCGCCTCAACCTTTGGGGCATCGGAATCGGGTCCGGCATGGCTGGCGCTGAACGGCACCATTGCCATGGGAGATATCCCGGACTTTGAACTGGCACCGGGGCAAGCGGCCCGGATCTCCACCGGCGGTATGCTGCCCGCCGGTGCCGACGCCGTTGTCATGGTGGAGCACACCGAGGCGGTGGATGACCAGTCCATTGAAATCTATAAATCCGTGGCCCCGCTGCAGCATGTCATTGACGTCACCGAGGATTTTGCCAAGGACCAGACCGTCATTGAGAAAGGCCGCCTGATGCGGCCCCAGGAGATCGGTCTGGCGGCAGGATTGGGGCATGCCCGGATCCGGGCATATCAGGTGCCCAGGGTGGGTATCATCTCCACCGGGGATGAGGTGATCCCCGTGGACAAAACCCCTGCCCCCGGGAAAATACGCGATATCAACTCCTATTCCTTGTCTGCCTTGGTGACCCAGGCCGGCGGCGCCCCTGTGCGGTACGGCATCGTCAAAGATGATCCCAAGGCGTTGGAAAAAATGTGTAAAAAAGCGCTGGCCCAAACGGACATGGTCCTGCTGTCAGGCGGCTCCTCTGTGGGCACGCGGGATTATACGGTGGATGTGCTGTCTAATCTTCCGGACACGGAAATCCTTGTCCACGGTATCTCCGTAAGCCCGGGCAAACCGACCATCCTGGCTAAATCCGGTCACACCCCGGTGTGGGGATTGCCCGGCCAGGTGGTCTCGGCCATGGTGGTGTTCCAGGTCGTGGTAACCCCTTTTCTCCACCGGCTAAGGGGTTTGTCCCGTCCGGTTCTCCAGGTAAAAACACCGGCCCGGTTGTCCCGGAACATCGCCTCTTCCCAGGGGCGGCGGGATTTTGTACGGGTGGTGCTGGAACAAGACGGCCAAACCCTTGTGGCACGTCCCGTTCTCGGCAAGTCGGGTTTGATCCGAACCATGGTCCAGGCGGACGGACTGCTTGAAATCGGAGAGCATGTAGAGGGCCTGGAAAAGGGCAGCATGGTGGAAATTATCCTTTTAAGATAG
- a CDS encoding LL-diaminopimelate aminotransferase: MITANENYNKLNASYLFADIAKRVQLYQDSNPDKEVIRLGIGDVTLPLPPVVVQAFKKGVDEMAEDATFRGYGPEQGYQFLRQAIAAADFQSKGADIDADEIFVSDGAKCDTGNFQELFSNDITIAIPDPVYPVYLDTNVMAGRTGTFKDGRYEGIVYMDCLKENGFMPVMPDSPVDLIYLCFPNNPTGSTATKEQLAAWVDYARDNKALILFDAAYEAFIRDESLPRSIYEIPGAKEVAVEFRSLSKTAGFTGTRCGFTVVPKACMIYTADGTKVSLHDMWNRRQSTKFNGVSYPVQKAAEAVYSPQGQAQVKANIDYYLANAGVVRQTMTDLGFDHVGGENSPYIWIDGNGRDSWEFFDLLLEKAGVVCTPGQGFGRCGAQSIRISAFNSPENVAKAMARLKDVLK; encoded by the coding sequence TTGATTACAGCCAATGAAAATTACAACAAACTGAATGCATCATATTTATTTGCAGATATAGCCAAACGCGTTCAGCTTTACCAGGACAGCAATCCTGACAAAGAAGTGATCCGCCTTGGGATCGGCGATGTAACCCTGCCCTTGCCGCCGGTAGTCGTTCAGGCCTTTAAAAAGGGGGTGGATGAAATGGCCGAGGATGCCACCTTCCGAGGGTATGGCCCGGAGCAGGGATATCAGTTTTTAAGGCAGGCCATTGCAGCCGCTGATTTCCAGTCCAAGGGCGCGGATATCGACGCAGATGAAATTTTTGTATCCGACGGGGCCAAATGCGACACAGGCAATTTCCAGGAACTGTTCTCCAATGACATTACCATTGCCATCCCTGATCCGGTGTATCCGGTGTACCTGGACACCAATGTCATGGCCGGCAGAACCGGTACGTTCAAGGACGGACGGTATGAGGGCATTGTCTACATGGACTGCCTTAAAGAAAACGGATTTATGCCGGTGATGCCGGATTCGCCGGTGGACTTGATCTATCTTTGTTTCCCCAACAACCCCACCGGCTCTACGGCCACCAAAGAACAGCTTGCCGCCTGGGTGGACTATGCCCGGGACAATAAAGCCCTGATCCTTTTTGATGCGGCCTATGAGGCCTTTATCCGGGATGAAAGCCTTCCCCGAAGCATTTATGAAATCCCCGGCGCCAAAGAGGTGGCCGTGGAATTTAGAAGTTTATCCAAGACGGCTGGCTTTACAGGCACACGCTGTGGATTTACCGTGGTACCCAAAGCCTGCATGATCTACACGGCGGATGGGACCAAGGTCTCTTTGCATGATATGTGGAACCGTCGGCAGTCCACCAAATTCAACGGTGTGTCCTATCCGGTGCAAAAGGCGGCCGAGGCGGTTTACAGCCCCCAGGGCCAGGCCCAGGTTAAGGCAAACATCGACTACTACCTGGCCAACGCCGGCGTGGTTCGCCAGACCATGACCGATCTTGGGTTTGACCACGTTGGCGGTGAAAATTCACCATACATCTGGATTGACGGCAATGGCCGTGATTCCTGGGAATTCTTTGACCTGCTGCTGGAAAAAGCAGGCGTGGTCTGCACCCCCGGACAAGGTTTTGGCCGGTGTGGGGCGCAATCTATTAGAATTTCGGCATTTAACAGCCCTGAAAACGTAGCCAAGGCCATGGCAAGGTTAAAAGATGTTTTAAAATGA
- a CDS encoding methyl-accepting chemotaxis protein — MNLKIGPKINILIISAVILVGGAALIFSISALKHEGQVAVERYGTDMMEVKKRHVKDLVLSAYAIAKARVDAARDNNAIRKVYGDNVKAVVNQAISAFEANNMPDDTRSLKERQAAAIKVIDKMRWGINGKNYFWVQDTTLHMIHHPLSQHLNGKSLSNFQDPDGVRLFFEMDRLAKKDGEGFVDYKWPKPGFDKPQDKISYVKLFTPWNWIIGAGVYLESAEKEAQQDALRNIGSIRYGENNLGYFFIYDSKGNCILMPTRPESVGTNEWDLKDSKGLYIIRELIKKADAEATGDFLTYFYNKPGGSEDIKKISYVRKLREWDWYIGTGTYTDDVDAAVTNEQKAIGRTVKAAAIKILSIVLGVMVLLVVVSYFVVAKGIVGPLRHMINMLRDIASGEGDLTKRITDTSGDETQELAEGFNLFIENIQTMISQIKGDTGELTDSSTELADISDHLNSVAVQTSNRADSVTTASENMSLNMGSMSAAMEQAANNITMVSAASEEMNSTISEIAGNAEKARDMTTGAVGQAEHASVQVEDLGMAAREIFTVVETITEISSQVNLLALNATIEAARAGDAGKGFAVVANEIKDLANQTADASSRIKDRVTGIQQSTEGTTAEILAITKVVTDINEIVSTIAAAVEEQSATTGEIAQNISQASMGISEVNENISQGSVMAKGVSDDVAEVTTAAAQIVDASRQVKDKSAGLSNLAETLAQMMSKFKV; from the coding sequence ATGAATCTGAAGATAGGTCCAAAAATTAATATTCTTATCATTTCCGCCGTCATACTTGTGGGCGGTGCGGCTTTAATCTTTTCCATATCCGCATTAAAACATGAGGGGCAGGTTGCTGTTGAAAGATACGGCACCGATATGATGGAAGTAAAAAAAAGGCATGTTAAGGATCTGGTCCTCTCTGCATACGCCATTGCCAAAGCCAGGGTTGATGCAGCAAGGGATAACAATGCCATCCGAAAGGTCTATGGTGATAATGTCAAGGCCGTGGTCAATCAGGCCATTTCCGCATTCGAAGCCAACAATATGCCCGACGATACCAGATCACTGAAAGAACGTCAGGCGGCGGCCATTAAGGTAATTGATAAGATGCGCTGGGGGATTAACGGCAAGAACTATTTCTGGGTCCAGGACACAACCCTGCACATGATTCATCACCCGTTAAGCCAACATTTAAACGGCAAATCCCTCAGCAATTTTCAAGATCCTGATGGGGTAAGGCTATTTTTTGAAATGGATCGCCTTGCCAAAAAAGACGGGGAGGGATTTGTGGATTATAAATGGCCCAAGCCCGGTTTCGATAAACCCCAGGATAAAATATCTTATGTCAAGCTGTTTACGCCATGGAACTGGATCATCGGTGCCGGCGTTTACCTTGAGTCAGCGGAAAAAGAGGCCCAGCAGGATGCGCTCAGAAACATTGGTTCCATCCGGTATGGGGAAAACAACCTTGGCTATTTTTTCATTTATGACTCTAAGGGCAATTGTATCCTCATGCCTACCAGGCCCGAATCGGTAGGCACAAATGAATGGGATTTAAAGGACAGCAAAGGGCTTTATATAATCCGGGAATTGATCAAAAAGGCCGATGCCGAGGCCACTGGAGATTTTCTTACCTATTTTTACAACAAGCCCGGCGGCAGTGAAGATATCAAAAAAATTTCATATGTAAGAAAATTGCGTGAATGGGACTGGTACATCGGTACCGGCACATATACCGATGATGTGGACGCTGCGGTTACCAATGAGCAGAAAGCAATAGGACGCACCGTTAAAGCCGCCGCCATAAAGATCCTTTCCATTGTCCTGGGGGTTATGGTGCTGCTGGTAGTGGTTTCTTATTTTGTTGTGGCCAAAGGCATTGTGGGGCCATTACGCCACATGATCAATATGCTTAGAGATATCGCTTCGGGAGAAGGCGATTTAACCAAACGAATTACGGATACCTCAGGTGACGAAACCCAGGAACTGGCAGAGGGGTTCAACCTTTTTATTGAAAACATCCAGACCATGATCTCCCAAATCAAGGGGGATACCGGGGAGCTCACGGACTCGTCCACCGAGCTTGCCGACATTTCCGATCATTTAAATTCAGTTGCCGTACAGACATCGAACCGGGCCGATTCCGTAACAACGGCATCTGAAAATATGAGTTTGAATATGGGGTCCATGTCTGCGGCCATGGAGCAGGCCGCCAACAATATCACCATGGTATCGGCCGCATCCGAGGAGATGAATTCAACCATTTCGGAAATCGCCGGCAATGCCGAAAAAGCCCGGGATATGACAACCGGGGCCGTTGGGCAAGCCGAGCATGCCAGTGTTCAGGTGGAAGATCTGGGTATGGCCGCCAGAGAGATCTTTACCGTGGTGGAGACCATTACGGAGATCTCTTCCCAGGTCAACCTGCTGGCCTTGAACGCCACCATTGAGGCGGCCCGGGCCGGCGATGCCGGCAAAGGGTTTGCGGTGGTGGCCAATGAAATCAAAGATCTGGCGAATCAGACCGCCGACGCCTCCAGCCGGATCAAAGATCGCGTGACCGGCATTCAGCAGTCCACCGAAGGGACTACGGCAGAGATCCTGGCCATTACAAAAGTAGTGACGGATATCAACGAGATTGTTTCAACCATTGCTGCGGCTGTTGAAGAACAGTCTGCCACCACCGGTGAGATTGCCCAGAATATTTCCCAGGCATCCATGGGTATTTCAGAGGTAAATGAAAACATTTCCCAGGGATCCGTTATGGCAAAAGGGGTGTCCGATGATGTGGCAGAAGTCACCACGGCAGCCGCCCAGATTGTGGATGCCAGCCGGCAGGTGAAGGACAAATCAGCCGGACTGTCGAATTTGGCGGAAACCCTTGCCCAAATGATGTCCAAATTTAAAGTATAA
- a CDS encoding 1-acyl-sn-glycerol-3-phosphate acyltransferase, whose amino-acid sequence MDIKTSPFSLRTLGKLIYAGMGWTYDPLPSYWEPRCVVIGFPHTTNMDTVRALTYIKLVGINAKLMIKSKWFFFPMSFFLKSLGGLPVKRDKSHGFVDAVVNKYQENEALVVALVPEGTRKSVSTIKTGFWYIAKGADVPIICWYLDNHSKRTRWLGKIYPGDSLEQDLDKIAAIYKRAGFSIPTQTRNNSSAS is encoded by the coding sequence ATGGATATTAAGACCTCCCCTTTTTCACTCAGGACCCTGGGTAAATTAATTTATGCAGGAATGGGCTGGACATATGATCCGCTGCCCTCCTATTGGGAGCCCAGGTGTGTGGTCATCGGGTTTCCCCACACAACCAATATGGATACGGTGCGGGCCCTGACCTATATCAAACTTGTCGGAATTAATGCCAAGCTGATGATCAAATCCAAATGGTTTTTTTTCCCCATGTCGTTTTTTTTAAAAAGTCTTGGGGGACTTCCGGTAAAGCGGGATAAGTCCCATGGGTTTGTGGATGCTGTTGTCAATAAATATCAAGAAAATGAGGCCCTTGTGGTGGCACTGGTGCCCGAAGGTACCCGTAAATCGGTCTCCACCATCAAGACCGGATTCTGGTATATTGCCAAGGGTGCAGATGTTCCCATCATCTGCTGGTACCTTGACAACCACAGCAAAAGGACCAGGTGGCTGGGTAAAATATATCCCGGGGATAGTCTGGAACAGGACCTGGACAAAATAGCCGCAATTTATAAGCGTGCCGGATTTTCAATTCCCACCCAAACCAGAAACAATAGCAGTGCTTCGTAA